The following are encoded in a window of Brevibacillus ruminantium genomic DNA:
- a CDS encoding PrkA family serine protein kinase has product MDILKRIAEHRAREEKLMWKGTFAEYLELVRKNPQIAQTAHSRVYNMIKSAGIEENDDDSRSYRFFSREIFGLDRAIERLVEEYFHSAARRLDVRKRILLLMGPVSGGKSTIVTMLKKGLEEFSRTDEGAVYALDGCPMQEEPLHLVPRELRPEIEEELGVKIEGELTPYNRMRLETEYGGRIEDFPVRRILFSEADRVGIGTFSPSDPKSQDIADLTGSIDFSTITKYGSESDPRAYRFDGELNKANRGLMEFQEMLKCDEKFLWHLLSLTQEGNFKAGRFALISADELIIAHTNESEYKAFISNKKNEALQSRIIVMPIPYNLRVSDEEKIYAKLIKQSDLGHVHIAPHALRSAAIFSILTRLKESKKQGADLLKKMRLYDGESVEGFKGADLDELRNEHVDEGMAGIDPRYVINRISSALIRRDTECINALDILRALKEGFDQHPSISKEQRERFLNFISLARKEYDELAKKEVQKAFVYSYEESAKTLMDNYLDNVEAYANMNKLRDPVTGEELDPDERLMRSIEEQIGISENAKRAFREEILIRISAYARKGKRFDYSTHDRLREAIEKKLFADLKDVVKITTSNKTPDEHQLKKINEVTRRLIEEHHYCPVCANELLRYVGSLLNR; this is encoded by the coding sequence ATGGACATATTAAAACGCATCGCCGAGCACCGGGCCCGTGAAGAAAAATTGATGTGGAAAGGCACTTTCGCCGAATACCTGGAGTTGGTTCGGAAAAATCCGCAAATTGCCCAAACGGCTCATTCGCGCGTTTATAACATGATCAAAAGTGCAGGCATAGAGGAAAATGATGATGACAGTCGTTCATACCGTTTCTTTAGCCGGGAGATTTTTGGCCTGGACCGTGCCATAGAACGACTTGTAGAAGAGTATTTTCACTCGGCTGCACGCAGGCTCGATGTTCGCAAACGGATTTTGTTATTGATGGGTCCCGTCAGCGGAGGGAAATCCACCATCGTGACGATGCTGAAAAAGGGTCTGGAGGAATTTTCACGTACGGATGAAGGGGCTGTCTACGCGTTGGACGGCTGCCCGATGCAGGAAGAACCACTCCATCTGGTCCCGCGTGAGCTCCGGCCGGAGATTGAAGAAGAGCTGGGGGTCAAGATCGAAGGAGAGCTGACGCCGTATAACCGCATGCGGCTGGAAACGGAGTATGGCGGACGCATTGAGGACTTCCCTGTGAGACGCATCCTCTTTTCCGAGGCGGATCGGGTTGGCATCGGCACTTTCAGTCCATCTGATCCTAAATCCCAGGATATTGCTGATCTGACGGGAAGCATTGATTTCTCTACGATTACCAAATACGGCTCAGAATCTGACCCGCGTGCCTATCGCTTTGACGGCGAATTGAACAAGGCTAACCGCGGGCTCATGGAGTTCCAGGAGATGCTGAAATGCGATGAAAAATTTCTCTGGCATCTGCTCTCGCTGACGCAGGAAGGGAATTTCAAGGCAGGCCGCTTTGCCCTGATTTCAGCCGATGAACTGATTATTGCTCATACTAACGAATCAGAGTACAAAGCGTTTATTTCCAATAAAAAGAATGAAGCCCTGCAATCCCGGATCATCGTCATGCCGATTCCGTACAATTTGCGGGTCAGTGACGAAGAAAAGATCTATGCCAAGCTGATCAAGCAATCCGATCTGGGGCATGTTCACATCGCTCCGCACGCGCTGCGTTCGGCCGCTATTTTCTCCATCCTGACCCGGTTGAAGGAATCCAAAAAGCAGGGAGCCGACCTGCTGAAAAAGATGCGTCTCTACGATGGCGAATCGGTAGAGGGCTTCAAGGGCGCTGATCTGGATGAACTGCGAAACGAGCATGTGGATGAAGGCATGGCCGGCATTGACCCCCGCTATGTGATCAACCGGATCTCCAGCGCATTGATCCGCCGCGATACCGAATGTATCAACGCTTTGGATATTCTGCGCGCGCTGAAGGAGGGCTTCGACCAGCATCCATCAATCAGCAAGGAGCAGCGGGAGCGTTTTCTCAACTTTATCTCCCTGGCTCGCAAAGAGTACGATGAGCTGGCGAAGAAGGAAGTCCAGAAAGCATTTGTCTATAGCTACGAAGAATCAGCCAAAACCCTGATGGACAATTATCTCGACAATGTGGAAGCGTACGCCAATATGAATAAACTTCGCGACCCTGTCACGGGTGAGGAATTAGACCCGGATGAGCGGCTGATGCGCTCGATTGAAGAACAGATCGGCATTTCGGAAAACGCCAAGCGTGCTTTCCGGGAAGAAATTCTGATTCGCATCTCCGCTTATGCGCGGAAAGGCAAGCGATTCGATTACAGCACGCATGATCGACTGCGCGAAGCGATTGAGAAGAAGCTGTTTGCTGACTTGAAAGATGTAGTGAAGATTACCACCTCGAACAAGACACCCGATGAACATCAGTTGAAGAAGATCAATGAAGTGACGCGCCGACTAATCGAAGAACATCACTATTGCCCCGTTTGTGCCAATGAACTGCTCCGGTATGTGGGAAGCCTCTTGAACAGGTAA
- a CDS encoding MFS transporter: MKASTWKVYFLAIVSFLVGTSEYVISGILDKISDTLGISITSAGQLVTVFSFIYAICTPVLMALTAKIERQKLLVGALGIFVLANILSFVLPGFGLFVFARVLMALGAGMVVVTALDIAAKIAPEGKQASSIATVVMGFTTSLIIGVPLGRMIAAAYGWKSVFGFIAIMGLLAIFVLYRAIPQVKGDAPVPLTKQLALLKSRKVALGLSITFFWLGGYSIAYTYISPYLLKVAGINEGMLSGVLLAFGVASLIGSKFGGYSTDKWGVSFTLIGGMLLHIAAFLLLSAAVALNSSWAVVVGVLILWSFAAWSSGPTQQYNLIRIEPNYSGVMLGLNQSTMQLSMAAGAGIGGLAVDQVSLSSIPWFGTIGVAIAVAASLLLFSWIRQEVRKEGMPQEHALSD, translated from the coding sequence TTGAAGGCGAGCACTTGGAAGGTTTATTTTTTGGCGATTGTCAGTTTTTTGGTCGGGACATCCGAATATGTCATTTCAGGTATTTTAGACAAGATCTCGGATACGCTGGGGATCTCCATTACTTCGGCCGGGCAGCTTGTGACCGTTTTTTCCTTTATATATGCCATTTGTACCCCTGTATTAATGGCTTTGACGGCAAAAATCGAGAGGCAAAAGCTGCTCGTTGGAGCACTGGGAATTTTCGTGTTAGCCAACATTTTGTCTTTTGTTCTGCCGGGCTTCGGACTTTTTGTGTTTGCGCGCGTGTTGATGGCTTTAGGCGCAGGAATGGTTGTGGTTACCGCCTTGGATATTGCAGCAAAAATCGCGCCCGAAGGTAAACAGGCCAGCTCGATTGCAACTGTCGTGATGGGGTTTACTACTTCATTAATTATCGGTGTTCCTCTCGGACGCATGATTGCTGCAGCATATGGCTGGAAATCGGTGTTCGGCTTCATTGCGATAATGGGGCTTTTGGCCATCTTTGTTTTATATAGAGCGATCCCGCAAGTAAAAGGGGATGCCCCTGTACCTTTAACCAAGCAACTTGCGCTTCTCAAAAGTAGAAAAGTAGCCCTTGGACTCTCGATTACTTTCTTTTGGCTTGGCGGCTACTCTATAGCGTATACCTACATTTCTCCTTATCTTCTCAAGGTTGCGGGCATAAATGAAGGAATGCTCAGCGGGGTATTGCTGGCGTTCGGCGTGGCCAGCTTAATCGGTTCCAAATTCGGCGGGTACAGTACGGATAAATGGGGGGTTTCTTTCACATTAATCGGGGGAATGCTCCTGCACATCGCGGCTTTCCTGTTACTTTCTGCTGCCGTTGCTCTCAATAGTTCTTGGGCCGTCGTTGTCGGGGTCCTTATATTATGGTCATTTGCAGCATGGTCGTCCGGTCCTACACAGCAATATAATTTGATCCGAATTGAGCCGAATTACTCGGGAGTCATGCTCGGGCTCAACCAGTCTACAATGCAATTATCGATGGCAGCAGGGGCGGGAATCGGCGGGCTCGCCGTGGATCAGGTATCCTTGTCATCCATCCCGTGGTTCGGGACAATCGGTGTGGCAATAGCAGTCGCGGCCTCCTTATTATTATTTTCATGGATAAGACAAGAGGTCAGAAAAGAAGGCATGCCGCAAGAACATGCTTTGTCAGATTGA
- a CDS encoding ferric reductase-like transmembrane domain-containing protein, which translates to MARFRLIASVISLLALLVIVWIKWPQFSAFPAAEATSMLLGYLAYILIALTLLLGPIRQWLLPRLGPHLLVLRRDLGIAAGLCAISHVSLVLYIFERGTKLFFLQMEKPANGWLGLFFVDYSRYGAGLSPNFSLIGIANYMGLLAFLMIITLLLTSSRYAEKLLGGASWKRLHLQNPLIMVLVMFHALIYVQSIKGEPHTPGDILWLAVPVAVIRLVTFVRNVIKRRSS; encoded by the coding sequence ATGGCTAGGTTTCGACTGATTGCCTCTGTGATCAGCCTGCTTGCTCTGCTCGTCATCGTCTGGATCAAATGGCCGCAATTTTCCGCATTTCCCGCTGCAGAAGCAACCAGTATGCTGCTTGGTTATCTGGCATACATTCTGATTGCCCTCACCCTTTTGCTGGGGCCGATCAGGCAATGGCTGCTGCCGCGACTGGGACCGCACCTGCTCGTGCTGCGCCGGGACTTAGGGATTGCGGCCGGGCTTTGCGCAATTAGTCATGTTTCATTGGTCCTGTATATCTTTGAGCGCGGTACCAAGCTCTTTTTCTTGCAAATGGAAAAACCAGCGAACGGGTGGCTCGGCCTGTTTTTCGTCGATTATAGCCGTTACGGGGCCGGCCTCTCTCCTAATTTTTCTCTCATCGGGATCGCGAACTACATGGGACTGCTTGCTTTCCTTATGATCATCACCCTGCTGCTTACATCGTCACGGTACGCCGAGAAGCTGCTGGGAGGCGCCAGCTGGAAACGCCTCCATCTGCAAAACCCTCTTATCATGGTACTGGTGATGTTTCACGCACTCATCTATGTCCAATCCATAAAAGGGGAACCGCATACTCCCGGTGATATTCTGTGGCTGGCTGTGCCGGTTGCGGTCATACGTCTGGTTACGTTCGTTCGGAATGTAATCAAAAGACGATCATCATGA
- the pdxR gene encoding MocR-like pyridoxine biosynthesis transcription factor PdxR, with amino-acid sequence MWGIELHRQSEVPLKRQIYQVLRDQILNGRLQAGEALPSTRELASELKVSRNTVNEAYEMLIVEGFVLSRQGAPTRVADGVCLEKKTEAGSPAQEKPRLPFLADFRTGQPDLRQFPRYVWKQISQKTMQEMAPSLLGYTGPEGLPRLREEISAWLFRSKGLSVDAEKIFITAGATHALHLIAVLLYQEGKEILVEDPCNAGMLGALASKGYPITPIPVDAWGLQPEYLYGKRACAVYVTPSHQFPLGGILPAGRRAQLIRYARENESYIVEDDYDSEFRYYGNPVAPLYAMDPERVIYVGTFSKVLFPALRIGYVILPDKLHKRWRRLRTFTDVQNPPFEQAALAEFLHTRKFDRHIGRMKKLYGGRRQVLLTTLKEQFKDTWHSWGDAAGLHLAVEFPGMSFDDAFVEASRRHKIRITPVEYHCIQKGKHMDKLLFGYGHLEPDEIYKGILLLKNLLL; translated from the coding sequence ATGTGGGGGATAGAACTGCATCGGCAAAGTGAAGTGCCATTGAAACGTCAGATTTATCAGGTTCTGAGGGACCAGATTTTAAACGGTAGATTGCAAGCAGGCGAGGCATTGCCTTCTACCCGGGAATTGGCAAGCGAACTGAAAGTATCCCGCAATACCGTGAATGAGGCATACGAAATGCTTATTGTTGAAGGCTTTGTTTTGAGCCGTCAGGGAGCACCAACACGAGTGGCAGATGGGGTGTGTTTGGAGAAAAAAACTGAAGCTGGATCGCCTGCCCAGGAAAAACCGAGACTGCCATTTTTGGCTGATTTCCGGACGGGGCAGCCGGATTTGCGGCAATTCCCACGATATGTTTGGAAGCAGATCTCGCAGAAAACGATGCAGGAGATGGCTCCTAGCCTCTTGGGATATACCGGCCCCGAGGGTTTGCCGAGGCTGCGTGAAGAAATTTCCGCATGGCTTTTTCGCAGCAAGGGCCTTTCGGTTGATGCTGAAAAAATCTTTATTACGGCGGGAGCCACCCATGCCCTGCATTTGATTGCCGTCTTGTTGTATCAGGAAGGGAAGGAAATCCTGGTTGAGGATCCGTGCAATGCCGGCATGTTAGGTGCGTTGGCAAGTAAAGGATACCCGATCACGCCAATTCCCGTAGATGCTTGGGGACTGCAGCCAGAATACCTGTATGGAAAACGCGCCTGCGCTGTTTATGTTACGCCATCGCATCAATTTCCTCTGGGAGGGATTCTGCCGGCAGGCCGTCGCGCCCAATTGATTCGATATGCACGAGAAAATGAAAGCTATATTGTGGAAGATGATTATGACAGCGAGTTTCGGTATTACGGCAATCCGGTAGCACCGCTGTATGCCATGGATCCCGAGCGGGTTATTTACGTCGGCACATTCAGCAAAGTGCTGTTCCCGGCGCTTCGCATCGGCTATGTCATACTGCCAGACAAGTTACATAAACGCTGGCGCCGTTTGCGCACCTTTACAGATGTGCAGAATCCGCCTTTTGAACAAGCGGCACTGGCTGAATTTTTGCATACGAGAAAGTTTGACCGGCATATCGGAAGAATGAAAAAGCTGTACGGAGGGCGTCGACAGGTGTTGCTGACAACGCTGAAAGAGCAGTTCAAAGATACATGGCACTCTTGGGGAGATGCCGCCGGGCTGCATCTTGCTGTAGAGTTTCCAGGCATGTCCTTTGACGATGCGTTTGTGGAAGCTTCCAGGCGCCACAAGATTCGCATTACGCCAGTGGAATATCATTGTATCCAAAAAGGTAAACATATGGACAAGCTGTTGTTTGGCTACGGTCATCTGGAACCGGACGAAATCTATAAAGGGATTTTATTGTTAAAAAATTTATTGCTTTGA
- a CDS encoding HAD family hydrolase: protein MTISTILFDLDGTLLEMRTDPFVKGYLQELGRFLGDRYDSEALLGLIWEATKAMIMNQDADKTNEQVFIEYFSQRSPWPKEELWPLFDRFYQEVFPTLSHLTHPSPWAKKIIAAAKEQGYRIAVATNPVFPRDAIHSRLAWIELTPGDFDLVTVYEDSHFTKPNPGYFQEICDNLGVEPSACIMVGNHMQEDMVASKLGMKTFLVTNWLEDRGEPQYEIDQQGTLEELYEAIVNRTGVFSRA from the coding sequence ATGACCATCAGTACAATACTGTTTGATCTGGATGGCACGCTTTTGGAGATGAGAACGGACCCGTTTGTCAAAGGGTATCTGCAAGAGCTTGGCCGTTTTCTGGGAGACCGCTACGATAGCGAGGCGCTTCTCGGGCTGATCTGGGAAGCGACAAAAGCGATGATCATGAACCAGGATGCTGACAAGACCAATGAACAGGTGTTTATCGAATATTTCTCGCAGCGCAGCCCGTGGCCAAAAGAAGAGCTGTGGCCTCTGTTTGATCGATTTTACCAGGAGGTATTCCCGACACTTTCCCATCTGACTCATCCTTCGCCATGGGCGAAAAAAATTATTGCCGCAGCAAAAGAGCAAGGCTATCGCATCGCTGTCGCAACCAATCCGGTCTTTCCCCGTGATGCCATTCACAGTCGGCTGGCTTGGATTGAACTGACTCCGGGAGACTTTGATCTGGTTACGGTCTACGAGGACTCCCATTTCACCAAACCAAACCCCGGTTACTTTCAGGAGATATGCGACAATCTGGGGGTAGAGCCATCTGCATGCATCATGGTCGGCAATCACATGCAGGAGGACATGGTGGCCAGCAAGCTGGGCATGAAAACCTTCCTGGTGACAAACTGGCTGGAAGATCGCGGAGAGCCGCAATATGAGATTGATCAGCAGGGAACACTGGAGGAGCTGTACGAGGCGATCGTGAATCGGACAGGTGTCTTTTCCAGAGCGTAA
- a CDS encoding ArsR/SmtB family transcription factor encodes MEPIEIFKALSNESRLEILRWLKEPEKHFTPHEGIDMRKVGVCVGQVTETLKMTQSTTSQYLSILQRAGLVTAERIGKYTYFKRNEEVIRQIGAFFNNEI; translated from the coding sequence ATGGAACCGATTGAAATTTTTAAAGCACTGTCTAACGAGTCGAGATTGGAAATTTTACGTTGGTTGAAGGAGCCTGAAAAACATTTTACGCCCCACGAAGGGATTGATATGAGGAAAGTCGGGGTATGTGTTGGTCAAGTCACGGAAACGCTGAAGATGACACAGTCTACAACTTCCCAGTATTTATCGATACTCCAACGGGCAGGTCTGGTCACAGCAGAACGGATCGGTAAGTATACGTACTTCAAAAGAAATGAGGAAGTAATCCGCCAAATCGGTGCCTTCTTCAATAACGAAATTTGA
- a CDS encoding class I SAM-dependent methyltransferase: MFSSYSELATEVYDLDKPVGHSFGDIEYYMQRLSGCKGRILEAAVGSGRMLIPLLQAGFLVDGVDNSPEMLASCRNRCAERGLQPSLYEGELQGFSLPNKYDAIIIPTGSFLLLEQRKDSIAALQCFYQHLGEGGRVILDVFLPSDFTTGSVTTKTWTTPDQHVITMESKQVEVNLLDQYTVTYLKYEKWKNGQLVKTELQRFPLRWYGIEEFTLLLQSIGFSDITVSAGYQYLNPPSDANQVFTFEAYK, encoded by the coding sequence ATGTTTAGCAGTTATAGTGAACTTGCCACAGAAGTATATGATCTGGACAAGCCCGTCGGCCATTCCTTTGGAGACATTGAGTATTACATGCAAAGACTATCCGGTTGCAAAGGAAGAATTCTCGAGGCGGCTGTTGGTTCAGGCCGTATGCTGATCCCTCTTCTCCAGGCAGGATTTCTTGTCGATGGAGTGGACAACTCCCCAGAGATGCTGGCCTCCTGCCGCAACCGATGTGCCGAAAGGGGACTTCAGCCTTCCTTATATGAAGGAGAACTGCAGGGATTCTCTCTTCCCAATAAGTATGATGCGATTATCATTCCAACCGGCTCCTTTTTGTTGTTGGAACAGCGCAAAGATTCGATCGCCGCATTGCAATGCTTTTACCAACACCTGGGCGAAGGAGGCCGGGTAATTCTCGATGTTTTTTTGCCCAGTGACTTCACAACAGGCTCCGTCACCACGAAAACCTGGACGACCCCGGACCAGCATGTCATTACGATGGAATCCAAGCAAGTGGAAGTCAATCTTCTTGACCAGTACACGGTCACCTACCTCAAATACGAAAAGTGGAAAAATGGGCAGCTTGTGAAGACGGAACTCCAGCGCTTCCCTTTAAGATGGTACGGGATCGAAGAGTTTACGCTTTTGCTTCAATCCATCGGCTTCTCAGACATCACGGTTTCGGCTGGCTACCAGTATCTCAATCCGCCATCTGACGCCAATCAAGTCTTTACTTTTGAAGCCTACAAATAA
- a CDS encoding amidase domain-containing protein, which translates to MVDRYDYDSTESVSHLEWQQFLKDYFDDVHRFVVDQGYERIWPFWKEGREQKPQIWEQWQRWEEQLQQRGATTLAVRGWAKPLYWLEQKREVQVCVVWHLQYWYDLNGKKGMEEAKRLMRVVLARKEDGWTVESMEEQGGDGGAASPMQDEQPPQATAEAEKEGEEERLVYPTLIVHGAGGYDPERAIAYAERYWNTANPAYPHFTDNCTNYISQCLHAGGIPMLFSKEKGRGWWMRGNGTEANWSFSWSVAHSLYLLLKSGGPPLRAVQVSSVEELEPGDIICYDFNGDGRFQHNTIVVAKDEGQVPLVNANTTNSRMRYWEYRDSTAYTPDIRYAFFRIRGT; encoded by the coding sequence CAATTTCTGAAGGATTACTTTGATGATGTGCACCGTTTTGTTGTTGATCAGGGCTATGAACGCATCTGGCCGTTTTGGAAGGAGGGGCGGGAGCAGAAGCCGCAGATTTGGGAGCAGTGGCAGCGATGGGAGGAACAGCTTCAGCAACGAGGAGCAACCACCCTGGCCGTTCGAGGATGGGCCAAACCTTTGTATTGGCTGGAGCAAAAAAGAGAAGTGCAAGTCTGTGTCGTTTGGCATTTGCAGTACTGGTATGACTTGAATGGAAAGAAAGGAATGGAGGAAGCGAAGAGACTCATGCGGGTTGTGTTGGCTCGCAAAGAGGACGGCTGGACGGTGGAAAGTATGGAGGAACAAGGGGGAGATGGTGGTGCTGCCTCGCCTATGCAGGATGAGCAGCCTCCGCAAGCAACAGCGGAAGCAGAAAAAGAAGGAGAAGAAGAGAGGCTTGTTTACCCTACTTTGATTGTGCATGGAGCGGGAGGGTATGATCCCGAACGGGCAATTGCCTATGCCGAACGCTATTGGAATACGGCCAATCCGGCCTACCCCCATTTCACGGATAATTGTACGAACTATATCTCACAATGCCTGCATGCGGGAGGAATCCCGATGCTTTTTTCAAAGGAAAAAGGCAGGGGCTGGTGGATGCGGGGGAACGGGACGGAAGCAAATTGGAGCTTTAGTTGGTCGGTTGCGCACAGCCTGTACCTGTTGTTGAAGTCAGGAGGCCCTCCGCTCCGTGCCGTGCAGGTATCTTCAGTCGAGGAATTGGAGCCTGGCGATATCATCTGCTATGATTTTAACGGGGACGGACGCTTTCAGCATAACACCATCGTCGTTGCCAAGGATGAGGGCCAGGTGCCGCTCGTGAACGCAAATACAACAAACAGCCGGATGCGTTATTGGGAGTATAGGGATTCTACCGCCTACACCCCCGACATTCGCTATGCGTTTTTCCGCATCCGGGGGACATAA
- the trmL gene encoding tRNA (uridine(34)/cytosine(34)/5-carboxymethylaminomethyluridine(34)-2'-O)-methyltransferase TrmL — translation MPLHIVLHEPLIPANTGNIARSCAATGAHLHLIHPLGFSTDDRYLKRAGLDYWHAVHVHHYDNFEHFAQAQGEHAGTFYFVETWGETLYTEVSFRDGDYIILGKETTGLPEELTDRYREQTIRIPMSGATRSVNLSNCAAIVLFEGLRQLGFPGLK, via the coding sequence ATGCCGTTACATATTGTTTTGCACGAACCGCTCATTCCTGCCAACACAGGGAATATCGCTCGTTCCTGTGCTGCTACCGGGGCTCATCTGCACTTGATTCATCCCCTTGGCTTTTCTACGGATGATCGTTACTTGAAGCGTGCCGGCCTGGATTACTGGCATGCTGTCCATGTGCATCACTACGATAATTTTGAACACTTCGCCCAGGCTCAGGGAGAGCATGCTGGGACGTTTTACTTCGTGGAAACCTGGGGGGAGACCTTGTACACCGAAGTGTCCTTTCGCGATGGAGACTACATCATCCTGGGCAAAGAGACTACCGGCCTTCCTGAAGAATTGACAGATCGGTATCGGGAGCAGACAATCCGCATCCCGATGAGCGGGGCCACCCGATCGGTGAATTTGTCCAATTGTGCCGCGATCGTATTGTTTGAAGGCCTTCGGCAGTTAGGATTTCCCGGATTGAAGTAA
- a CDS encoding DMT family transporter, whose translation MKGVFYLFCAFSLAGTSVIAARFLDDNLGVFTITAVSLFFALLCLLPLGLRELVKTVRRLSLRDWILLSFQALFGVFLFRMFLLYGLVHTSAGEAGIITGATPAVTVLLAMFLLKETVNRTALLGIGSTVAGILLIQKLFAPGSISTFSIHHLAGNVLVLCAAVSESLFNIFSRFAVKTEASHREPLHPIAQTTLVTAMALTLCLIPAFFEHPVSSLFAIGWKQWLALVWYGPFVTALAFIFWYAGIKRCDAQTAAALSGMMPFSALFLSVIVLGERAGWQQWSGGLLVILGMILIGANQQSETDRTESLSFDAGDSHTSLQTK comes from the coding sequence ATGAAAGGGGTATTTTACCTGTTTTGCGCTTTTTCGCTTGCTGGCACCTCTGTTATTGCTGCTCGGTTCTTAGACGATAATCTGGGGGTCTTTACAATAACAGCAGTCAGTTTGTTTTTCGCCCTGCTGTGCCTGCTGCCATTAGGCTTGCGGGAACTCGTGAAGACGGTCCGCCGTTTATCTTTGAGAGACTGGATTCTTCTATCCTTTCAAGCGCTGTTTGGCGTTTTTTTGTTTCGCATGTTTTTGCTGTACGGTCTTGTCCATACAAGCGCTGGCGAGGCCGGGATTATTACCGGCGCAACACCTGCCGTCACCGTTCTGCTTGCCATGTTTCTGTTGAAAGAAACGGTCAATCGAACCGCGCTCCTGGGGATTGGCAGTACCGTTGCAGGTATTCTTCTCATACAAAAGCTGTTCGCACCAGGATCAATCAGCACATTCTCCATCCATCATCTTGCCGGCAATGTACTGGTGCTCTGCGCTGCGGTGAGCGAATCCTTGTTTAATATATTTTCACGCTTCGCGGTTAAAACCGAAGCCTCACACAGAGAACCGCTCCACCCTATTGCTCAAACCACGCTCGTAACGGCCATGGCATTGACTTTATGTCTGATTCCTGCCTTTTTTGAGCATCCCGTATCCTCACTCTTTGCAATTGGGTGGAAGCAATGGCTGGCACTGGTTTGGTACGGACCGTTTGTCACAGCCCTTGCCTTCATTTTTTGGTATGCAGGCATAAAACGATGTGATGCGCAGACGGCTGCCGCTTTATCTGGCATGATGCCTTTTAGTGCATTATTTCTGTCTGTAATCGTATTGGGAGAGCGTGCCGGGTGGCAGCAATGGTCGGGTGGTCTTCTCGTTATCCTCGGCATGATTCTGATCGGGGCAAATCAACAATCCGAGACTGATCGCACAGAAAGCCTTTCCTTTGACGCTGGCGACAGCCATACATCCTTACAGACAAAATGA